The following are encoded together in the Gammaproteobacteria bacterium genome:
- a CDS encoding cell division protein ZapA → MSGKSQVSVTILEREYLLACQEEEREDLCRAAELLNDKLKQFREGGTVMGGERLAIMTALHLVHEMLAYKKEKESYTCAVENSLRRIRAKLDGFLEDGAAH, encoded by the coding sequence GTGAGCGGCAAGTCGCAGGTCAGCGTCACCATACTGGAGCGGGAGTACCTCCTGGCCTGCCAGGAAGAGGAACGGGAGGATCTGTGCCGGGCGGCGGAACTCCTGAACGACAAACTGAAGCAGTTTCGGGAGGGAGGCACCGTTATGGGCGGGGAGCGGCTCGCGATCATGACGGCCCTGCACCTGGTTCACGAAATGCTTGCATACAAGAAGGAAAAAGAGAGTTATACTTGCGCCGTGGAGAACAGCCTGCGGCGTATCCGGGCGAAGCTGGACGGTTTTTTGGAGGACGGCGCCGCCCATTAA
- the rpiA gene encoding ribose-5-phosphate isomerase RpiA: MDQQEHKRKSAQAALERVAGHEVIGVGSGSTVRCFIECLATRKGWLEGAVAASLESERALREHGIPVLDPNSAGPLPVYVDGADEATRHRCLIKGGGGALTREKVLASVSERFICIVDDTKLVEVLGRFPLPVEVLPMARSAVARALTAMGGTPVWRRNCVTDNGNHILDARGLSLSDPRALESELDRIPGVVGNGIFARRSADLLLVAAPEGVREFP, from the coding sequence GTGGACCAGCAGGAACACAAGCGGAAAAGCGCCCAGGCGGCGCTGGAACGGGTCGCCGGACACGAGGTGATCGGAGTGGGCAGCGGCAGCACCGTGCGCTGCTTTATCGAATGCCTCGCAACCCGCAAGGGCTGGCTGGAGGGGGCCGTCGCGGCCTCGCTGGAGAGCGAGCGGGCGCTGCGCGAGCACGGCATCCCCGTCCTCGATCCCAACAGCGCGGGCCCGTTGCCCGTCTATGTGGACGGGGCGGACGAAGCCACCAGGCACCGCTGCCTGATCAAGGGCGGCGGCGGCGCGCTGACCCGGGAAAAGGTGCTGGCGTCGGTCAGCGAGCGATTTATCTGCATCGTGGACGATACCAAGCTGGTCGAGGTGCTGGGCCGCTTCCCGCTGCCGGTAGAGGTGCTCCCCATGGCGCGCAGCGCCGTAGCGAGGGCGCTGACGGCCATGGGCGGCACGCCGGTATGGCGGCGGAACTGCGTCACGGACAACGGCAACCATATTCTGGACGCGCGCGGCCTGTCCCTGTCCGACCCGCGGGCCCTGGAGAGCGAATTGGATCGCATCCCGGGCGTGGTCGGCAACGGGATCTTCGCGCGCCGCAGCGCCGACTTGCTCCTGGTCGCCGCCCCGGAAGGCGTACGGGAATTCCCGTAA
- the ilvA gene encoding threonine ammonia-lyase, biosynthetic translates to MLNEYETRIREACRRVYELARRTSLDHAPSLSRRHGNCIRLKREDQQPVFSYKLRGAYNLMASLPAAAREGGVVAASAGNHAQGVALAARRLKLRAVIVMPRTTPDIKVRAVRNLQAKVILRGNTYDEAREYGAQMAAAEGLAWIPPYDHPLVIAGQGTVGAEILEQHPGRLRMVFVPVGGGGLIGGIAAWLKQREPGIRIIGVEPDEAPCMYEALRAGRRVRLEKIGIFADGAAVSQVGAEPFRLARELVDEVLLANTDEICAAVKDIFEDTRCVPEPAGALALAGLKQFVAREGIRGQELVAVLSGANVNFDRLRHIAELAALGEHQEALFAVTIPERPGSFRAFCRALGARQITEFNYRYAHSRQAHVFVGVQLKQGVKEKQALQRKLERKKYPVIDLSENELAKMHIRYTIGGHAPQAQNELLYRFEFPERTGALLNFLTRMVGRWNISLFHYRNHGAAYGRVMVGLQVPPAERKDFQDFVRRLRIKYWEETDNPAYSLFLG, encoded by the coding sequence ATGCTGAACGAGTACGAAACCCGCATCCGGGAGGCGTGCCGGCGGGTGTACGAACTTGCCCGCCGCACCTCCCTGGATCATGCCCCGTCGCTGTCCCGGCGCCACGGCAACTGCATTCGCCTCAAGCGCGAGGACCAGCAGCCGGTGTTTTCCTACAAGTTGCGGGGCGCCTACAACCTGATGGCGTCGTTGCCGGCGGCGGCCAGGGAGGGCGGCGTGGTCGCGGCCTCCGCCGGCAACCACGCGCAGGGGGTGGCGCTCGCCGCCCGCAGGCTGAAGTTGCGGGCGGTCATCGTCATGCCCCGGACCACGCCCGATATTAAGGTGCGGGCGGTTCGCAACCTGCAGGCCAAGGTCATCTTGCGGGGCAATACCTACGACGAGGCCCGGGAATACGGCGCGCAAATGGCGGCGGCCGAGGGCCTGGCCTGGATCCCGCCCTACGACCACCCCCTGGTTATCGCAGGCCAGGGCACGGTGGGCGCGGAGATCCTGGAGCAGCATCCGGGCCGCTTGCGCATGGTCTTCGTGCCGGTGGGCGGCGGCGGGCTGATCGGCGGGATCGCGGCCTGGTTGAAGCAACGGGAGCCCGGGATTCGCATTATCGGGGTCGAGCCGGACGAGGCCCCCTGCATGTACGAGGCCCTGCGCGCCGGCCGGCGCGTCAGGCTGGAGAAGATTGGCATTTTCGCCGACGGCGCGGCCGTCTCGCAGGTGGGCGCGGAGCCGTTTCGGCTCGCCCGGGAGTTGGTGGACGAAGTGCTGCTGGCCAACACCGACGAGATCTGCGCGGCGGTGAAGGACATCTTCGAGGATACCCGTTGCGTTCCCGAGCCCGCGGGCGCCCTGGCGCTGGCGGGGCTAAAGCAATTCGTGGCCCGCGAAGGGATCAGGGGACAGGAGTTGGTGGCGGTCCTCAGCGGCGCCAACGTGAATTTCGACCGCCTGCGCCACATCGCCGAATTGGCCGCGCTGGGAGAACACCAGGAGGCCTTGTTCGCCGTCACCATCCCGGAGCGGCCGGGCAGTTTTCGCGCGTTCTGCCGCGCTCTGGGCGCCCGCCAGATCACCGAGTTCAATTACCGCTATGCGCACAGCCGCCAGGCGCACGTGTTTGTCGGCGTCCAGCTGAAGCAGGGCGTGAAAGAGAAGCAAGCGCTGCAGCGCAAGCTGGAGAGGAAAAAATACCCGGTGATCGATCTGAGCGAAAACGAACTCGCGAAGATGCACATCCGCTACACGATCGGGGGCCATGCCCCGCAGGCGCAAAATGAATTGCTTTATCGCTTCGAGTTTCCCGAGCGCACCGGCGCTTTGCTGAACTTCCTGACCCGGATGGTGGGGCGCTGGAATATCAGCCTGTTTCACTACCGCAACCACGGCGCCGCCTATGGCCGCGTGATGGTGGGTCTGCAAGTGCCGCCGGCGGAGCGGAAGGACTTTCAGGACTTTGTACGCCGTTTGCGGATCAAATATTGGGAGGAAACGGACAACCCCGCGTACAGCCTGTTTCTGGGCTGA
- a CDS encoding EF-hand domain-containing protein — MRNGIRFFAAPAALMIALSLPLDATAHGGKRGFGPGGPAMLFDEADADRDGKLTRAEFDAWRAQHFAAVDQDGDGKLTGEELVAAADRRRAAARIKRHDADGDGTLSMEEMAPRTGRMFSRLDRDEDGVVTRDELSRHGKHGKHGKRGDGRRCHR; from the coding sequence ATGCGGAACGGAATTCGTTTTTTCGCGGCGCCTGCCGCGCTCATGATCGCGTTGTCGCTGCCTTTGGACGCCACTGCCCATGGCGGCAAGCGCGGCTTCGGCCCCGGCGGCCCCGCGATGTTATTCGACGAGGCCGATGCCGACCGGGACGGCAAGCTCACCAGGGCCGAATTCGATGCCTGGCGGGCGCAGCATTTTGCCGCCGTTGACCAGGACGGCGACGGCAAACTTACGGGCGAAGAGCTGGTGGCCGCGGCGGACCGGCGCCGGGCGGCGGCGCGGATCAAGCGCCACGACGCGGATGGCGACGGCACGCTCAGCATGGAAGAAATGGCCCCGCGCACCGGGCGGATGTTCTCCCGGCTCGACCGGGACGAGGACGGCGTCGTGACCCGGGACGAACTGTCGCGGCACGGCAAGCACGGCAAGCATGGCAAGCGCGGTGACGGGCGGCGTTGCCACCGCTGA
- the hemB gene encoding porphobilinogen synthase, with the protein MLRVPPFAAYPELRMRRLRRDGYVRRLVRECRLLPEDLIQPLFIREGGGREAIPAMPGVERIGIDELAAEAARLLALRIPAVALFPVIAREKKDATAAEAWNPRGLVPRALRVLKECCPGLGAITDVALDPYTSHGQDGLVGERGEVLNDETVAALVRQALCHADAGADMVAPSDMMDGRVGAIRQALERRGHAHTCILSYAAKYASGLYGPFRQAVGSAAALGGGDKRGYQMDPANGAEAMREIALDLGEGADIVLVKPGLPYLDIVRRAKERFGVPVFVYLVSGEYSMIRAAADRGWLDEKAVVLELLSCCKRAGADAVLSYHAGQAAQWLQEGDGAPAAR; encoded by the coding sequence ATGCTGAGGGTGCCTCCTTTCGCTGCCTACCCGGAACTCCGCATGCGGCGGTTGCGCCGGGATGGCTATGTCCGCCGCTTGGTGCGGGAGTGCCGGCTGCTCCCGGAAGATCTGATCCAGCCGCTTTTTATACGCGAGGGCGGCGGGCGCGAGGCGATACCGGCCATGCCCGGCGTGGAGCGGATCGGTATAGACGAATTGGCAGCGGAGGCCGCGCGGCTGCTTGCCTTGCGCATCCCGGCAGTGGCGCTGTTCCCGGTCATCGCGCGGGAGAAGAAAGACGCGACGGCAGCGGAGGCATGGAACCCGCGGGGGCTGGTCCCGCGCGCGCTGCGGGTGCTGAAGGAATGCTGCCCCGGCTTGGGAGCGATCACGGATGTGGCCCTGGATCCCTATACCAGCCACGGCCAGGACGGACTGGTCGGCGAACGGGGAGAGGTGCTCAACGACGAAACCGTGGCCGCGCTGGTGCGCCAGGCCCTGTGCCATGCGGACGCCGGCGCGGATATGGTGGCGCCTTCGGACATGATGGACGGCCGCGTAGGCGCGATTCGCCAGGCGCTGGAGCGGCGGGGCCATGCGCATACCTGCATCCTGTCCTACGCGGCCAAGTACGCATCGGGGCTGTACGGGCCGTTTCGCCAGGCGGTCGGTTCGGCCGCCGCCCTGGGGGGGGGCGACAAGCGCGGCTACCAGATGGACCCCGCGAACGGCGCCGAAGCGATGCGCGAGATCGCCCTGGACCTCGGCGAGGGGGCGGATATCGTGCTGGTGAAGCCGGGCCTGCCTTATCTGGACATCGTCCGGCGCGCCAAGGAGCGCTTTGGGGTTCCCGTATTCGTGTATTTGGTCAGCGGCGAATACTCGATGATCCGGGCCGCCGCCGACCGGGGCTGGCTGGACGAAAAGGCGGTCGTGCTCGAGTTGCTGAGTTGTTGCAAGCGGGCAGGTGCGGATGCCGTGTTGAGCTACCATGCCGGGCAGGCGGCGCAATGGCTGCAAGAGGGGGACGGGGCCCCCGCCGCGCGGTGA
- a CDS encoding sterol desaturase family protein: protein MHLSELALRGGMFVATLGLMFCWEASAPRHRSQGALWKRRLHNLSLIAAATLLVRLLPLASAVQAAWFAAERGWGLLAGLPAAAAFVVSLAMLDLLLYAQHVLFHKVEWLWRLHRVHHSDTRLDATTGVRFHPLEILLSALFKAAAVLALGAPVAAVICFEVLLNATSMFNHGNVALPRRLDALLRLLIVTPDMHRVHHSTRPAEHNRNYGFNLSCWDRLFGTYLERPREGLRIGMERFREARQQNVLQLLVQPLSPVAGGNARAPEERG from the coding sequence TTGCATCTGTCTGAGCTTGCGCTTCGCGGCGGCATGTTCGTCGCAACCCTGGGCCTTATGTTTTGCTGGGAGGCCAGCGCCCCGCGCCACCGTTCGCAGGGAGCCCTCTGGAAGCGTCGGCTGCACAATTTGTCGCTGATCGCCGCCGCCACTCTGCTGGTGCGCCTGCTGCCCCTGGCCAGCGCCGTGCAGGCCGCCTGGTTCGCCGCCGAACGCGGCTGGGGACTGCTGGCGGGACTGCCCGCGGCGGCGGCCTTCGTCGTCTCGCTGGCGATGCTGGACCTGCTGCTCTACGCGCAGCACGTGCTGTTTCACAAGGTGGAATGGCTGTGGCGGCTGCACCGGGTGCATCACAGCGATACCCGCCTGGACGCCACCACGGGCGTGCGCTTTCATCCTCTGGAGATCCTGCTGTCCGCACTATTCAAGGCGGCGGCCGTGCTGGCCCTGGGGGCGCCCGTCGCTGCCGTAATCTGCTTTGAGGTCCTGCTGAACGCCACGTCCATGTTCAACCACGGCAACGTGGCCCTCCCCCGCCGGCTGGATGCCCTGCTGCGCCTGCTGATCGTAACCCCGGATATGCATCGCGTGCATCATTCCACGCGACCCGCCGAGCATAACCGCAATTACGGCTTCAACCTCTCTTGCTGGGACCGCCTGTTCGGCACGTACCTGGAGCGCCCGCGGGAAGGGTTGCGCATCGGCATGGAGCGCTTTCGCGAGGCAAGACAGCAAAACGTCCTGCAACTGCTGGTGCAACCGCTGTCCCCTGTAGCCGGGGGCAACGCCCGGGCGCCGGAAGAGCGCGGCTAA
- a CDS encoding TIGR02449 family protein has protein sequence MNEPTEKSLDLATLERQVDTLIGKIEQLKTENSALRSQQKNLVAERAALVAKTDQARARIESIIARLRSMEHTP, from the coding sequence ATGAACGAGCCGACGGAGAAAAGCTTGGACCTGGCCACCCTGGAGCGCCAGGTAGATACGTTGATCGGCAAGATCGAACAACTCAAGACCGAGAACAGCGCCCTCCGCAGCCAGCAAAAGAACCTGGTGGCGGAGCGCGCGGCCCTGGTAGCGAAAACGGATCAGGCGCGGGCGCGCATAGAATCCATCATCGCGCGGCTTCGCTCCATGGAACACACGCCGTGA